One genomic segment of Vagococcus intermedius includes these proteins:
- a CDS encoding aspartate ammonia-lyase, producing the protein MYRKEHDSVGNIDIPKEAYYGVNAQRAVDNFQITKLKLDPLFVESLVEIKKATAMANMELGELDIKIGEAIIKAADEMLQGNLYDQMIVDPIQGGAGTSTNMNINEVLANRAIELLGGEKGDYTVVSPNDHVNKGQSTNDVYPSAGKLTFLKMMDQLLPTLSDLAAAFKVKAEAFKDIKKMGRTQLSDAVPITVGAEFNAYYVLTKRNIARLVNVRSEISSLNMGGTAIGTGISAHNDLPNMVVKHLNSITGFDLEVAEDLVDGTQNIDCYAVVSDCLKTIALSTSKVANDIRLLSSGPRTGLGELFIPSRQNGSSIMPGKINPVIPEVVTQAAFLVAGHNVTISMAVEAGQLELNAFEPVIFYTMIESFNALTNAFRSFIDNCVIGIEVNEKRCRELLERSTYLTTSLASHIGYDEASSITKQSLREDKTVLEVAREHGVSESILKQIMD; encoded by the coding sequence ATGTATCGTAAAGAACATGACAGTGTAGGTAATATAGATATTCCGAAAGAAGCTTATTATGGGGTCAATGCGCAACGTGCAGTGGATAACTTTCAAATTACTAAGCTTAAATTAGATCCATTATTTGTTGAAAGTCTAGTTGAAATAAAAAAAGCAACCGCTATGGCAAATATGGAGTTAGGCGAATTAGATATAAAAATAGGTGAGGCTATTATTAAAGCCGCTGATGAGATGTTGCAAGGAAATCTATATGATCAAATGATTGTTGACCCCATTCAAGGTGGGGCAGGTACGAGTACGAATATGAACATTAATGAAGTCTTAGCTAATCGTGCGATTGAATTATTAGGTGGCGAAAAAGGTGATTATACGGTTGTTAGTCCGAACGATCATGTCAATAAAGGTCAGTCAACGAATGATGTTTACCCAAGTGCTGGGAAATTAACCTTCTTGAAAATGATGGATCAGTTATTACCGACCTTAAGTGACTTGGCAGCAGCTTTTAAAGTTAAAGCGGAAGCATTTAAGGATATTAAAAAAATGGGACGGACACAATTAAGTGATGCAGTACCTATTACAGTAGGGGCAGAATTCAATGCTTACTATGTGTTGACGAAACGTAATATTGCCCGTCTTGTCAATGTTCGTTCAGAAATTAGTTCATTGAACATGGGGGGGACAGCGATAGGGACAGGTATCTCAGCCCACAATGACCTACCTAACATGGTAGTAAAACATTTAAATAGTATTACTGGTTTTGATTTAGAGGTAGCTGAGGACTTAGTCGATGGGACTCAAAATATTGATTGTTATGCAGTAGTATCAGATTGTTTGAAAACAATCGCTTTAAGTACATCGAAAGTTGCCAATGATATTCGTCTGTTATCATCTGGTCCTCGTACGGGCCTAGGTGAGTTATTTATCCCTTCACGTCAAAATGGATCATCAATTATGCCAGGTAAGATTAATCCGGTGATTCCTGAAGTGGTGACGCAAGCGGCCTTTTTAGTTGCAGGTCATAATGTGACGATTTCAATGGCTGTTGAAGCGGGGCAGTTAGAGTTAAATGCATTTGAACCGGTTATTTTCTATACAATGATTGAATCATTCAATGCGTTAACCAACGCCTTCCGTTCATTTATTGATAATTGTGTAATTGGAATTGAAGTGAATGAAAAACGTTGTCGTGAATTGTTAGAAAGAAGTACTTATTTGACAACTAGCTTGGCAAGTCATATTGGCTATGATGAGGCATCATCTATTACGAAACAAAGTTTACGTGAAGATAAAACAGTACTAGAAGTGGCTCGCGAACATGGTGTATCAGAAAGTATTTTAAAACAAATTATGGATTAA
- a CDS encoding class II fumarate hydratase → MKVTDYRIEKDSIGEIKVATTASWGAQTQRSLQNFPIGTEVMPEELMRSLVHVKRAAAVQNGLEGKLAEEKMTLIIEVCDEILAKDSIGEHFPLKVWQTGSGTQTNMNVNEVIAFLGNQKNRGIQLHPNDDINKSQSSNDVFPTGMNMAAYRMVKEEVLPELGNWIELLKNLEKTYQNQVKIGRTHLQDATPLTFAQEISGWRGMIEKNQHLLNQTLEELAYLPIGGTAVGTGLNASPTFSKGMVSEINKTYYPGFMDEPNKFYGLTSHSNMTAVHGILTGLAGDLMKIANDIRWLASGPRCGIGEITIPSNEPGSSIMPGKINPTQAEALTMITAQIMGNHTTIQFAASQGNFELNVFKPVIMLNFVQTVRLLSDGMCSFRERCLSGIEVNEKRMTQLLDDSLMLVTALSPHIGYDESAKTAKYAFENELSLLEAALELTDYNEEELKGFLDPKTMLN, encoded by the coding sequence ATGAAGGTGACAGATTACCGGATAGAAAAAGATTCAATCGGTGAAATTAAAGTAGCTACAACGGCTAGCTGGGGCGCACAAACGCAGCGTAGTCTACAAAATTTCCCGATTGGCACAGAGGTAATGCCAGAGGAATTAATGCGTAGTTTAGTTCACGTAAAGCGAGCAGCTGCGGTTCAGAATGGCCTAGAAGGCAAATTGGCTGAAGAAAAAATGACGTTAATTATAGAGGTCTGTGATGAAATTTTAGCTAAAGACTCAATTGGAGAACATTTCCCCTTGAAAGTATGGCAAACAGGTAGTGGGACTCAGACAAATATGAATGTTAATGAAGTCATTGCTTTTTTAGGTAATCAAAAAAATCGTGGTATTCAGTTACATCCAAATGATGACATTAATAAGTCGCAAAGTTCCAACGATGTCTTCCCGACAGGAATGAATATGGCAGCTTATCGTATGGTAAAAGAAGAAGTCTTACCAGAGTTGGGTAACTGGATTGAGCTATTAAAAAATTTGGAAAAGACCTATCAAAACCAAGTTAAAATTGGTCGAACACATTTACAAGATGCGACACCTTTGACTTTTGCCCAAGAAATTAGTGGTTGGCGCGGGATGATTGAAAAAAATCAACACTTATTAAACCAAACCTTAGAAGAATTAGCTTATTTGCCAATTGGTGGAACGGCTGTTGGAACGGGTCTCAATGCCTCACCGACTTTTTCTAAAGGAATGGTAAGTGAAATTAATAAAACGTATTATCCAGGTTTTATGGACGAACCTAATAAATTTTATGGCTTAACTTCTCATAGCAATATGACAGCTGTTCACGGTATTTTGACAGGCTTAGCAGGAGACTTAATGAAGATTGCCAATGATATTCGCTGGTTAGCTAGTGGACCACGTTGTGGTATTGGTGAAATTACGATTCCAAGTAACGAGCCTGGTTCCTCAATTATGCCCGGTAAGATTAACCCTACTCAAGCAGAGGCTTTAACGATGATTACAGCACAAATTATGGGAAATCATACAACCATTCAATTTGCGGCTAGCCAGGGAAACTTTGAATTAAATGTTTTTAAACCTGTTATTATGTTGAATTTTGTACAAACAGTGCGTTTATTAAGTGATGGCATGTGCTCGTTTAGAGAACGTTGCTTAAGTGGCATTGAAGTAAATGAAAAACGTATGACTCAATTGTTAGACGATTCTTTGATGCTAGTAACAGCTTTGAGTCCTCATATTGGCTATGACGAGAGTGCTAAGACGGCGAAGTATGCCTTTGAAAATGAATTGAGCTTGCTAGAAGCTGCCTTAGAGTTAACAGATTATAATGAAGAAGAGTTAAAAGGATTCTTAGATCCAAAAACGATGTTAAATTAA
- the rnc gene encoding ribonuclease III, whose translation MNEQLLQLIKKRFQVEFKDTTLLEDAFTHSSYVNEHRYLELTDNERLEFLGDAVLELIISEYLYGKFTDLPEGKLTKMRAAIVCEDSLAKFAKACQFDHYIRLGKGEENSNGRQRPALLCDLFESFLGALYLDQGLVAAEKFVAQVIFPKIESGAFSHEMDHKTALQEILQRNGDVAISYQLVGEEGPAHNRQFAVEVSVEGHVIGRGQGKSKKMAEQSAAAAAISDLNNN comes from the coding sequence ATGAATGAACAATTATTACAGTTGATAAAGAAAAGGTTTCAAGTTGAATTTAAAGATACCACACTATTAGAAGACGCATTTACTCATTCATCTTATGTCAATGAGCATCGATATTTAGAACTAACTGACAATGAGCGTTTGGAATTTTTAGGAGATGCTGTTTTAGAGCTAATTATTTCAGAATACTTATATGGGAAATTTACAGATTTACCAGAAGGTAAATTAACTAAAATGCGAGCAGCGATTGTTTGTGAAGATAGTTTAGCTAAATTTGCTAAAGCGTGTCAGTTTGACCACTATATTCGTTTAGGTAAAGGGGAAGAGAATTCCAATGGTCGTCAAAGACCTGCCTTATTATGTGACTTATTCGAATCATTTTTAGGAGCTTTATATTTGGATCAAGGGTTGGTTGCAGCTGAAAAGTTTGTAGCACAAGTTATTTTTCCGAAAATAGAATCTGGTGCTTTTTCACATGAGATGGATCATAAGACTGCGCTTCAAGAAATATTACAACGAAACGGTGACGTGGCTATCTCTTATCAATTGGTCGGAGAAGAAGGACCTGCCCATAATCGTCAATTCGCTGTTGAAGTCAGTGTTGAAGGACATGTTATTGGAAGAGGGCAAGGAAAATCTAAAAAAATGGCGGAGCAGAGCGCAGCAGCTGCAGCAATATCAGATTTGAACAATAATTAA